From the Deltaproteobacteria bacterium genome, one window contains:
- the folD gene encoding bifunctional methylenetetrahydrofolate dehydrogenase/methenyltetrahydrofolate cyclohydrolase FolD: MAQIIDGKRVSLQIKLEIKGAIEQFKKRYNMIPGLAVILVGDDIASATYVRNKQKACEDVGINSRTFSFSSDIDEKELVALIKELNRSPEYHGILVQLPLPKHIDSKKVLNLIDGQKDVDGFLPVNIGKLFTGEETLYPCTPNGIMTLLNVYNIPVSGKHAVIVGRSNIVGKPLAIMMLSANATVTICHTKTKDIEGLVNQADILVAAAGRRGLIKGEWIKQGAVVIDVGMNRSDDGKLVGDVEFEEAQKRASYITPVPGGVGPMTIAMLMKNTLLAAERQLKS; the protein is encoded by the coding sequence ATGGCACAAATAATCGATGGAAAACGGGTTTCGCTCCAGATAAAGTTAGAGATAAAAGGGGCGATTGAGCAATTTAAAAAACGGTATAACATGATACCCGGGCTTGCTGTCATACTGGTCGGTGACGATATAGCATCAGCAACTTATGTAAGAAACAAGCAAAAGGCATGTGAGGATGTTGGTATAAATTCAAGAACATTCAGTTTTTCATCAGATATTGATGAAAAAGAATTGGTCGCCCTTATCAAGGAACTTAACAGAAGTCCGGAATACCACGGCATACTTGTCCAGCTGCCTCTCCCTAAACATATAGATTCAAAAAAAGTCCTAAATTTAATAGACGGACAGAAGGACGTGGATGGATTTCTCCCTGTTAACATAGGCAAGCTTTTTACAGGGGAAGAAACGCTTTATCCGTGTACCCCGAATGGTATTATGACACTTTTAAATGTGTACAATATTCCTGTTTCAGGCAAGCACGCCGTTATAGTTGGAAGAAGTAACATCGTGGGTAAGCCGCTTGCAATTATGATGCTGTCAGCCAATGCAACCGTAACGATCTGTCATACAAAAACAAAGGACATTGAAGGCCTTGTAAATCAGGCAGACATCCTTGTTGCAGCGGCAGGCAGAAGAGGGCTTATAAAAGGAGAATGGATAAAACAGGGTGCCGTTGTTATAGATGTTGGTATGAACAGGTCGGATGATGGCAAGCTTGTAGGTGACGTGGAATTCGAAGAAGCGCAAAAAAGGGCATCCTATATCACACCCGTTCCGGGCGGGGTTGGGCCAATGACTATAGCCATGCTTATGAAGAACACCCTGCTTGCCGCTGAAAGACAGCTCAAGTCATGA
- a CDS encoding thiolase family protein, whose product MKKTVILSASRTPVGSFLGSLSTVSAPRLGAIAIKEATARIGLDPAKIDEVVMGNVLTGGEGQAPARQAMRYAGIPDHVGAMTINKVCGSGLKSVMLADQIIRSKDARLMIAGGMESMSNAPYFIDKARTGLKMGNGNIVDSMIWDGLWDPYNNFHMGNAAELCAKKYNYTREAQDKFAIESYKRSQNAIAKGLFKNEIMKVEISNKKGTVIVEDDEEPKRVDFAKIPTLKPAFLPDGTITAANASTINDGAGAVIVADEDYAKELGIKPLARIVASAQAAIEPQWFTIAPIYAIKNVVNKAGMKHGDIDLFEINEAFSVVTMVTVDQLNLDYAKVNVRGGAVSIGHPIGASGTRLLVTLLHAMNDMNKSTGLVTLCIGGGEAVAMIVERV is encoded by the coding sequence ATGAAAAAAACCGTAATTTTGAGTGCATCGAGAACGCCGGTTGGGAGCTTTCTCGGTTCACTGTCGACGGTGAGCGCACCAAGACTTGGGGCCATTGCAATAAAAGAGGCTACTGCCAGGATCGGACTTGATCCGGCAAAGATTGATGAGGTGGTCATGGGCAACGTGCTTACAGGTGGAGAAGGCCAGGCACCTGCAAGGCAGGCCATGAGATACGCCGGCATACCCGATCATGTCGGTGCAATGACCATAAACAAGGTGTGCGGTTCAGGATTAAAATCGGTGATGCTCGCTGATCAGATCATCCGTTCAAAAGATGCAAGACTGATGATTGCAGGTGGAATGGAAAGCATGAGCAATGCACCGTATTTTATAGATAAGGCAAGAACGGGCTTAAAAATGGGCAATGGCAATATAGTGGATTCCATGATCTGGGATGGTTTATGGGACCCGTATAACAATTTTCACATGGGGAATGCAGCAGAGCTGTGTGCAAAAAAATATAACTACACAAGAGAGGCTCAGGATAAGTTTGCAATAGAGAGCTATAAGAGATCACAGAATGCTATTGCCAAAGGGCTTTTTAAAAATGAGATTATGAAAGTGGAGATAAGTAATAAAAAGGGCACGGTTATTGTTGAAGACGATGAAGAGCCAAAACGCGTTGATTTTGCAAAAATACCAACCCTAAAACCTGCATTTCTGCCTGATGGAACCATTACTGCCGCTAATGCATCAACTATAAATGATGGAGCCGGTGCTGTAATTGTAGCAGATGAGGATTACGCAAAAGAGCTTGGAATAAAACCGCTTGCAAGGATTGTTGCATCAGCACAGGCTGCAATAGAGCCGCAATGGTTCACAATAGCACCTATATATGCCATAAAGAATGTTGTGAATAAGGCTGGCATGAAGCACGGCGATATTGATCTCTTTGAGATAAACGAGGCATTCAGCGTTGTTACAATGGTTACCGTTGATCAACTAAACCTTGATTATGCAAAGGTCAATGTGCGCGGCGGTGCCGTATCAATCGGGCATCCAATCGGGGCGTCTGGCACCAGACTCCTCGTTACATTACTTCATGCAATGAATGATATGAATAAATCAACAGGTCTTGTTACATTGTGCATTGGCGGAGGTGAGGCGGTAGCGATGATTGTTGAACGTGTTTAA
- the gcvT gene encoding glycine cleavage system aminomethyltransferase GcvT, translated as MMKYTPLYEEHKALGAKFMEFGGFDMPLQYTGIIDEHLTVRNNAGIFDVSHMGEIFIAGQDALEYCEYLTPNKVSNLLPGQSQYTFLLNERAGVIDDLIIYRISENEFMLCVNASNIEKDYDWCLTNKKGSIRITDRSPDIGMLSVQGPFAKEVMRKIFLSIEGLKRPNFSYTDFERKHLMISRTGYTGEDGFECFIDKDTVVELWNSIMEAGRPYGIKPIGLGARDTLRAEMGYPLYGMELNEDTTPYEANLGWVIKMDKQQFIGKSALMKVIETGLTKKLEGIVMNGRSIPRHKNYVVFKDKIIGEVTTGTYSPSLSKGIAMAYIDNNVSPSEVGVDIRGILHTGSLIQLPFVKK; from the coding sequence ATGATGAAGTACACCCCTCTTTATGAAGAACATAAAGCACTCGGTGCAAAGTTTATGGAGTTTGGCGGATTTGATATGCCGCTTCAATATACCGGCATTATAGACGAACACCTTACAGTAAGAAACAATGCCGGCATATTTGATGTAAGTCACATGGGAGAAATATTCATAGCAGGTCAGGATGCACTTGAATACTGCGAATACTTAACACCAAACAAGGTCTCAAACCTATTGCCCGGGCAGTCCCAGTACACCTTCCTTTTAAATGAAAGGGCAGGGGTAATCGATGATCTGATCATCTACAGGATCTCAGAAAATGAGTTTATGCTATGCGTAAACGCATCAAACATTGAGAAAGATTACGACTGGTGTCTAACCAATAAAAAGGGTAGTATCCGGATAACGGACAGATCTCCGGATATAGGCATGCTGTCTGTTCAGGGACCTTTTGCCAAAGAAGTAATGCGAAAGATATTTTTATCTATTGAAGGACTTAAAAGACCCAATTTTTCATACACCGACTTCGAGCGTAAGCATTTAATGATATCCAGGACCGGGTATACCGGAGAAGATGGGTTTGAATGTTTTATTGATAAGGATACTGTTGTAGAATTATGGAATAGCATAATGGAGGCAGGCAGGCCGTATGGCATAAAACCTATAGGACTTGGTGCAAGGGACACATTGAGGGCTGAGATGGGGTACCCGCTCTATGGCATGGAATTAAATGAAGATACAACACCTTATGAAGCAAACCTTGGATGGGTAATAAAGATGGATAAACAACAATTTATAGGCAAATCTGCACTGATGAAAGTCATAGAAACAGGATTAACAAAAAAGCTTGAAGGTATTGTTATGAATGGTAGATCAATACCGAGACATAAAAACTATGTTGTTTTTAAAGATAAGATAATTGGTGAGGTGACAACAGGTACATACTCGCCATCTCTGAGCAAAGGCATTGCAATGGCTTATATAGATAACAATGTTTCTCCATCAGAGGTAGGTGTTGACATAAGAGGTATTCTTCATACGGGTTCGTTAATACAATTACCTTTTGTGAAAAAATAA
- the gcvPA gene encoding aminomethyl-transferring glycine dehydrogenase subunit GcvPA, with product MKLPFISITEKEKQEMLAAIGVHSTDEFFSHIPEKIKAKALKAFSKSYAFSEPLSEMEIIEEIKTFASMNEKALKKISFQGAGAYRHFIPSALNYVLSRSEFLTSYTPYQPEISQGTLQATFEFQSYAAMLTGMDIANASMYDGATATAEAVSMAMKITGRNRVLLSKALHPNYVDVIKTYTNGIGANIEFIDFDRETGFTSDKNLHSMINEQTACAVIGYPNFFGIVEPIDRLFGIVKENKAIPIAVITEAMSTGMLNPPGSFGAGIVVMECQSFGVPLMFGGPYIGVIATKKEYVRQLPGRLVGETVDRDGNRAWTLTLATREQHIRREKATSNICSNEGLLAITVAMYLSLIGQTGLINTARINHKNAVYLLNKLKENNGITIPFSGPIFNEFVVSIKGMDRMYDQLIRRGFIPGVSVGRFYEDMDDYLLINTTELHSQRQLDLFVEAAYESVYSK from the coding sequence TTGAAGCTGCCTTTTATTTCAATAACGGAGAAAGAAAAACAGGAGATGCTTGCTGCCATAGGGGTACATTCAACCGATGAGTTTTTTAGCCATATACCTGAAAAAATAAAGGCAAAAGCATTAAAAGCATTTTCAAAGTCTTATGCATTCTCAGAACCATTGAGTGAAATGGAGATAATTGAAGAGATAAAAACCTTCGCAAGTATGAACGAAAAGGCTTTAAAAAAGATAAGCTTCCAGGGTGCAGGTGCTTATAGACATTTTATTCCATCCGCTTTGAACTACGTGTTAAGCAGGTCTGAGTTTCTAACAAGCTATACGCCGTACCAGCCGGAGATAAGCCAGGGCACACTGCAGGCAACGTTCGAGTTTCAGAGTTATGCTGCAATGTTAACAGGCATGGATATTGCCAACGCATCAATGTATGATGGCGCAACAGCCACCGCAGAGGCTGTGTCGATGGCTATGAAAATAACAGGCAGAAACCGTGTGCTTTTGTCAAAGGCATTGCATCCTAATTATGTTGATGTGATAAAAACCTATACCAACGGTATTGGTGCTAATATTGAGTTTATAGATTTTGATCGGGAAACGGGGTTTACATCGGATAAAAATCTGCACTCGATGATAAATGAACAAACCGCTTGCGCTGTTATAGGGTATCCGAATTTTTTTGGCATTGTTGAGCCTATTGACAGGCTATTCGGTATTGTAAAAGAAAACAAAGCTATTCCTATTGCGGTTATCACAGAGGCAATGTCAACGGGTATGCTTAATCCCCCCGGTAGTTTTGGAGCAGGTATCGTTGTAATGGAGTGCCAGTCATTTGGAGTGCCGTTGATGTTTGGCGGTCCTTATATAGGCGTTATTGCAACAAAAAAAGAGTATGTAAGACAATTACCCGGCAGGCTTGTTGGCGAGACCGTTGATAGAGATGGTAACAGGGCATGGACGTTAACCCTTGCAACGAGGGAACAGCATATAAGACGCGAGAAGGCAACATCCAATATCTGTAGTAATGAAGGACTGCTCGCAATTACAGTAGCAATGTACCTCAGTCTTATTGGTCAAACAGGGCTTATTAACACCGCACGGATAAATCATAAGAATGCAGTATATCTTTTGAATAAGCTCAAGGAGAACAATGGCATAACAATACCATTCAGCGGTCCGATTTTTAATGAATTTGTTGTAAGTATAAAAGGCATGGATAGAATGTATGATCAATTGATAAGGCGTGGTTTTATACCCGGTGTAAGCGTCGGCAGGTTTTATGAAGACATGGATGATTACCTTCTTATCAATACAACAGAGCTTCATTCACAAAGGCAGCTGGATTTATTCGTAGAAGCGGCGTATGAGTCGGTGTACAGTAAATAA
- a CDS encoding methylenetetrahydrofolate reductase: protein MSNLSESLKHRKFVITAEVAPRKGTIVSNFIKTVNALKGHADAINITDNQRAIMRMSSLVASYLVLKEGIEPIFQLTCRDRNRLAIQSDLLGAGMLGIKNVLALTGDHPSAGDFPDAKPVFDLDATTLLYTISRFNEGFDLNNQPLNGRTEFFQGAALTPQLNPSAPVLLSIERKINAGARFFQTQPVFNVEMFAGFMEKMKRFNVPVIAGVLLLHSAEQANKLNKQVPGINIPDRLIKRLESSANPLEEGINLSVELAVNLQHIAHGVHIMTVGQEKALPIIVKRIYDEVHPSL from the coding sequence ATGTCAAATCTCAGTGAATCATTAAAGCATCGCAAATTTGTTATAACGGCAGAAGTAGCCCCAAGAAAAGGCACGATTGTTTCAAATTTTATAAAAACCGTTAATGCCTTAAAGGGCCATGCCGATGCAATCAACATAACAGATAACCAGAGGGCCATAATGCGTATGAGTTCTCTCGTTGCATCGTACCTTGTTTTAAAAGAAGGGATAGAACCGATATTCCAGCTTACATGCAGGGACAGAAACAGGCTTGCAATTCAATCAGACCTTCTCGGCGCGGGCATGCTTGGGATAAAAAACGTGCTTGCGCTGACAGGAGATCATCCTTCGGCAGGAGATTTTCCCGATGCAAAACCCGTGTTTGACCTTGATGCAACAACACTTCTTTACACCATATCAAGGTTTAACGAGGGTTTTGATCTTAATAATCAGCCGTTAAACGGGCGTACGGAGTTTTTCCAGGGTGCTGCACTTACACCACAGCTCAATCCTTCAGCTCCGGTACTCTTGAGCATAGAAAGAAAGATCAATGCAGGTGCAAGGTTCTTTCAAACACAGCCTGTTTTTAATGTGGAAATGTTTGCCGGGTTTATGGAAAAGATGAAGAGGTTTAATGTCCCCGTAATTGCAGGCGTACTGCTTTTGCACTCAGCGGAACAGGCAAATAAACTCAACAAACAGGTCCCCGGCATAAACATACCGGATAGACTTATCAAAAGACTTGAATCTTCCGCAAACCCCCTAGAGGAAGGGATAAATCTATCGGTAGAACTAGCTGTCAATTTACAACATATTGCACACGGTGTGCATATAATGACAGTAGGACAGGAAAAGGCATTACCAATAATAGTTAAAAGGATCTATGATGAAGTACACCCCTCTTTATGA
- the gcvH gene encoding glycine cleavage system protein GcvH, with product MQFPAGLKYTKDHEWAKINETYVTVGITDYAQDKLGDIVFVELEEPGTQLKQGDKFGTVESVKSVSDLFIPFSGKIIEINKELLEHPEIINKEPFGRGWMIKISTGSIDHELSNLLDTDAYEKYCKESD from the coding sequence ATGCAATTTCCAGCAGGACTTAAGTACACAAAAGACCATGAATGGGCAAAGATCAATGAGACATATGTAACAGTAGGTATAACGGATTATGCGCAGGACAAGCTCGGCGATATCGTTTTTGTCGAATTAGAGGAGCCGGGAACACAACTTAAACAGGGCGATAAGTTCGGTACCGTAGAGTCTGTAAAATCGGTTTCAGATCTGTTTATTCCTTTCAGTGGAAAGATCATCGAAATCAATAAAGAACTGCTTGAGCATCCAGAGATTATAAATAAGGAGCCTTTCGGAAGGGGATGGATGATCAAGATAAGTACAGGCTCGATAGACCATGAGCTGTCAAATCTTCTTGATACGGATGCTTACGAAAAATACTGTAAAGAGTCTGATTAG
- a CDS encoding N-6 DNA methylase, with translation MDNQLPQQVSELIERFERNQQSYTSSQYNEAQLRQEFINPFFEALGWDVSNEQGNAEAYKDVIHEDAIKIGSAIKAPDYCFRIGGTRKFFVEAKKPSIKIDDNIDAAFQLRRYAWSAKLPLGILTNFKEFAVYDCRIDPVKDDKASTARISYFIYKDYPQQWDYLVSVFSKESVLKGSFDKYAESSKLKRGTATVDEKFLKEIESWRSGLAHKIAIRNTKLTTRELNFAVQRTIDRIIFLRICEDRGMEQYGKLQSMMNGVNVYKRLFELFQRADQRYNSGLFHFSKERDREEEPDNLTPFLNIDDEPIKDIINRLYYPESPYEFSVLSADILGQVYEQFLGKVIRLTEGHHAKIEEKPEVRKAGGIYYTPTYIVDYIVKNSVGKLVEGKTPKQISKLRILDPACGSGSFLIGAFQYLLDWHLDWYVKDGAEKYAKAARPILYQAGGTHAGHGSGSYRLTTYERKRILLNNIYGVDIDPQAVEVTKLSLLLKVLEGENSQTLDVQFKLFHERALPDLENNIKCGNSLIGPDFYQQQSLNLFNDDERLRINAFDWNAEFKDIMTSGGFDAVIGNPPYGFHQIHGDNEKVYFKNHFIASQGSYEHYFLFYEASLRLLNNRGIHGFIVPVTWLTIPSALSLRKFILGKYSIDEIVWLPEFVFKDAKVNTLVSIISSNRQKDVHIKIYDSLGFQKIPREDFSIKQNNFIDAGYFIGIFERGLDSNLLKKITHASVPLDTLAKPCSGYNPYEVGKGERPKGGLQSKETVESKPYHSISKEGKLWKPEIIGRDLSRYSVQVTGKRWIKYGPWLAAPRDPDNFEGKRILVQEITGGKDRRIIAAYFEGELYHSRDVIPIKCDNSPVSPLYILGILNSELITWYHHKRSPKSQKALFPKVLVSDIAKLPIRSINLANPSDKSSHDKMVSLVDQMLSLNKQLPSAKTEHEKTALQRQIDTIDKQIDELVYELYGITEEERKIIEGG, from the coding sequence ATGGATAACCAGCTTCCCCAACAAGTTTCCGAACTCATTGAACGGTTTGAAAGAAACCAGCAGTCCTACACCTCCAGCCAATACAATGAAGCCCAGCTCAGACAGGAATTTATAAATCCTTTTTTTGAGGCACTCGGCTGGGATGTCAGCAACGAACAGGGCAATGCAGAGGCATATAAGGACGTCATACACGAGGATGCAATCAAGATTGGCAGTGCAATCAAAGCACCCGATTATTGCTTCAGAATCGGCGGGACAAGGAAGTTCTTTGTCGAAGCCAAGAAACCTTCTATCAAGATTGATGATAATATAGATGCAGCATTCCAGCTTAGAAGGTATGCGTGGTCTGCAAAGCTGCCGCTTGGCATACTAACCAATTTTAAAGAATTTGCAGTTTATGACTGTCGTATAGACCCTGTAAAAGACGATAAGGCTTCAACCGCACGCATAAGCTATTTTATCTATAAAGACTATCCGCAGCAATGGGATTACCTTGTGTCGGTATTCTCGAAAGAATCCGTGCTCAAAGGCTCTTTTGACAAGTATGCTGAATCAAGCAAGCTTAAAAGAGGCACGGCTACTGTTGATGAGAAGTTCCTCAAAGAAATCGAATCATGGCGCAGTGGACTTGCACATAAAATAGCTATTCGTAATACCAAGCTTACTACACGGGAGCTTAATTTTGCCGTGCAGCGCACGATAGACAGGATCATATTCCTGCGTATTTGTGAGGACAGGGGCATGGAGCAATACGGCAAGCTCCAGTCCATGATGAACGGAGTAAATGTTTATAAACGCCTTTTCGAATTGTTCCAGCGTGCAGACCAGCGCTATAACTCAGGGCTTTTCCATTTCAGCAAGGAAAGGGACCGTGAAGAAGAGCCGGACAATCTTACTCCCTTCCTGAACATCGATGATGAGCCGATAAAAGATATTATCAACCGGCTTTACTATCCCGAGAGCCCTTATGAGTTTTCAGTTCTTTCTGCCGACATACTGGGGCAGGTATATGAGCAGTTCCTCGGCAAGGTCATCAGACTGACGGAAGGGCATCATGCCAAGATTGAAGAAAAGCCGGAGGTCAGGAAGGCAGGCGGTATCTATTACACACCGACATACATCGTTGACTACATTGTAAAAAATTCGGTCGGCAAACTGGTTGAAGGCAAAACACCCAAACAGATCAGCAAGCTCCGTATCCTTGACCCCGCATGCGGTTCCGGGTCATTCCTCATCGGTGCTTTTCAGTATCTATTGGATTGGCATCTGGATTGGTATGTAAAAGACGGAGCAGAAAAATACGCTAAAGCTGCCAGACCTATATTGTATCAGGCAGGGGGTACCCATGCGGGGCATGGGTCGGGCAGCTATAGACTGACTACTTACGAAAGAAAGCGCATCCTTCTCAATAATATTTATGGTGTCGACATAGACCCGCAGGCAGTTGAGGTTACAAAGCTGTCACTGTTACTCAAGGTTCTGGAAGGCGAGAACAGCCAGACATTGGATGTGCAATTTAAACTATTCCACGAGCGCGCCCTACCTGATCTCGAAAATAACATCAAATGCGGCAACTCCCTCATCGGACCGGATTTCTATCAACAGCAAAGCTTGAACCTCTTCAACGATGACGAGCGCCTCCGCATCAACGCATTCGACTGGAACGCCGAATTCAAAGACATCATGACCTCCGGCGGCTTCGATGCCGTCATCGGCAATCCACCGTATGGATTTCATCAAATACATGGCGATAATGAAAAAGTTTATTTTAAAAATCATTTTATAGCTTCTCAAGGTAGCTATGAACATTATTTTCTTTTTTATGAAGCATCTTTAAGACTGCTTAATAATAGAGGGATACACGGCTTTATTGTACCAGTTACATGGCTAACGATACCATCTGCACTTTCATTAAGAAAATTTATATTAGGGAAGTATTCAATCGACGAAATAGTTTGGTTGCCGGAATTTGTTTTTAAAGATGCTAAAGTGAACACTTTGGTATCTATTATATCGAGTAACCGGCAGAAAGACGTCCATATAAAAATTTATGACTCATTAGGATTTCAGAAAATACCGAGAGAAGATTTTTCAATAAAACAAAATAATTTTATAGATGCGGGCTATTTTATAGGAATTTTTGAGAGAGGTCTTGATAGTAATTTATTGAAAAAGATTACCCATGCATCTGTTCCCTTAGACACCTTGGCTAAGCCTTGCTCTGGCTATAACCCGTATGAAGTAGGTAAAGGTGAACGTCCAAAAGGAGGACTGCAAAGTAAAGAAACTGTTGAATCGAAGCCCTATCATTCAATAAGTAAAGAAGGGAAGCTTTGGAAACCAGAGATTATAGGTAGAGATTTAAGCAGGTATTCTGTTCAAGTTACAGGGAAGAGATGGATAAAATATGGACCATGGTTGGCTGCCCCAAGAGATCCTGATAATTTTGAAGGTAAAAGAATATTGGTACAAGAAATTACCGGTGGCAAAGATAGACGAATCATAGCGGCTTATTTTGAAGGAGAACTTTATCATAGCAGAGATGTTATCCCGATTAAATGTGACAACAGTCCTGTTTCTCCTCTTTACATACTTGGTATATTAAACTCTGAGCTTATAACGTGGTATCATCACAAGCGAAGCCCAAAATCACAAAAAGCGCTTTTCCCTAAGGTGCTTGTATCTGATATTGCTAAACTTCCAATCCGTTCAATAAATTTGGCCAATCCATCAGATAAATCGAGCCATGATAAAATGGTATCGCTTGTAGACCAAATGCTTTCACTCAACAAGCAATTACCATCAGCAAAAACAGAGCATGAAAAAACCGCCCTCCAGCGTCAGATCGATACCATCGACAAGCAGATAGATGAGCTGGTGTATGAGTTGTACGGGATAACAGAGGAGGAGAGGAAGATAATTGAAGGGGGATAA
- a CDS encoding GerMN domain-containing protein translates to MKTNKNKAYIIILLIAALGAVYIVYRSYTRPELPRVKIKPIPSQELITLYFYDPNTDTLKPEQRMVLTTTDILYKCRMIISELERGSMTGLTTPIPGDVKVNNASWQGQGVLHIDLSGNIISEIPEGSSAEITTIYSIVNSLAKNINGLNAVQITINGKRLETLKTHIDIAQPISPDYTK, encoded by the coding sequence TTGAAGACGAATAAAAACAAAGCGTATATAATAATCCTGCTAATTGCTGCCTTAGGTGCAGTCTATATAGTATACAGGTCATATACAAGACCGGAGCTTCCGCGTGTAAAAATTAAGCCCATACCATCACAGGAATTGATAACGCTTTATTTTTACGATCCAAACACCGATACACTTAAACCGGAACAAAGAATGGTTTTAACAACCACCGATATATTGTACAAATGCAGGATGATTATCTCGGAGCTCGAAAGAGGCTCTATGACAGGGCTCACAACACCAATACCAGGAGACGTAAAGGTGAACAACGCAAGCTGGCAGGGACAGGGAGTACTTCATATTGATTTATCCGGTAACATTATCAGTGAGATACCGGAGGGTTCTTCTGCAGAGATTACGACGATATACTCTATTGTTAATTCACTTGCTAAAAACATTAATGGTTTAAATGCAGTTCAGATCACTATTAATGGCAAACGGCTTGAAACCCTTAAAACACACATTGATATTGCACAACCGATATCCCCAGATTATACAAAGTAG
- a CDS encoding methylenetetrahydrofolate reductase C-terminal domain-containing protein: MIVTEKKPEREIIEALKGYESIFIIGCGSCADASRTGGEEECMAWAGLIEKTGRKKPSYFVPEETCHVFHLKSLIRQSEQASNADAFLVLACGAGIQSVAAAIDKPAVAGLNTVFLGTTYRAGEFLKYCSMCGNCVLSRTGGICPVTRCPKGLLNGPCSGMVDGVCDVDISMRCVWVDIYEALKVQHKEGMLLEINKPRPYVHSKYKKVQPKSGLRKSI, encoded by the coding sequence ATGATCGTAACAGAAAAAAAACCTGAGCGGGAAATCATTGAAGCTTTGAAAGGTTATGAAAGCATATTTATCATAGGATGCGGCTCATGTGCGGATGCATCGAGAACAGGCGGGGAAGAAGAGTGCATGGCCTGGGCAGGGCTCATAGAAAAGACAGGCAGGAAAAAACCATCATACTTTGTTCCCGAAGAAACCTGTCATGTCTTTCATTTGAAAAGCCTTATAAGACAATCAGAACAGGCAAGTAATGCTGATGCATTCCTTGTGCTTGCATGCGGTGCAGGCATACAGTCCGTCGCAGCAGCAATTGACAAGCCTGCTGTTGCAGGACTTAATACCGTATTTCTCGGCACGACGTACAGAGCCGGTGAATTCCTTAAGTACTGCTCAATGTGCGGCAATTGTGTGCTTTCAAGAACGGGCGGTATATGCCCTGTGACAAGATGTCCCAAGGGCTTGTTGAATGGTCCATGCAGCGGCATGGTTGACGGCGTATGCGATGTCGACATCTCAATGAGATGTGTATGGGTTGACATATATGAAGCATTAAAAGTGCAGCATAAAGAAGGGATGCTTTTGGAGATCAATAAACCAAGACCCTATGTGCATTCAAAATACAAAAAGGTTCAGCCGAAGTCAGGTCTAAGGAAATCTATTTAA